A genomic segment from Colletotrichum higginsianum IMI 349063 chromosome 5, whole genome shotgun sequence encodes:
- a CDS encoding Transcription factor like protein: protein MSDIESLPESPLPDRDDHLDNEEPREGAGGATATELSDDDQLSEMDEDQFEDYDPETANIEDRPVAVDEDVAKTLKASKRKVTDGAKAKKPKEGRREKKRSRDDEVSGELEGDSGRPARKSRRQADGERKPRPKAAEPEIDDESHLTPEERRRRAIDRALDAAMKGPVKRKKKKDEIDLEDEIDEQIADLKVAMEKACEADNSAREAGQPAVHKLKLLPTVTGLLNRNNIQHAILDPDTNFLQHVKFFLEPLNDGSLPAYNIQRDIFSALIRLPIEKEALLSSGIGKVVYFYTRSKRPEPSIKRMAERLLGDWSRPILKRTDDYKKRHVETRDFDYEALKMSQRQAGSSQFTLTQRPSQSARELEREAMLAPVVSSNRARPGGLPDSYTIAPKSTYDVSRAPEHRPIGAGGLEAFRKMTQNRKKR from the exons ATGTCGGATATCGAATCTCTCCCCGAATCGCCGTTGCCTGATCGCGATGATCATCTCGACAATGAAGAACCTCGCGAGGGCGCCGGTGGCGCGACTGCCACCGAACTttccgacgacgaccagctGTCGGAAATGGACGAGGACCAGTTCGAGGACTACGATCCAGAGACAGCCAATATCGAGGACCGCCCAGTTGCGGTTGACGAAGACGTGGCAAAGACTCTCAAGGCGTCGAAGCGGAAGGTGACAGATGGTGCGAAAGCGAAGAAACCGAAAGAAGGACGccgagagaagaagagatcACGCGATGATGAGGTTTCCGGCGAGTTGGAAGGCGACTCGGGACGGCCTGCTCGAAAGTCGAGGCGCCAGGCCGATGGCGAGAGGAAGCCCCGACCCAAGGCTGCTGAGCCTGAGATTGACGACGAGTCCCATCTTACTCCGGAGGAGCGCAGACGGCGCGCGATCGACCGGGCGCTGGATGCTGCCATGAAGGGTCCtgtgaagaggaagaagaagaaggacgagatT GACCTGGAGGATGAGATTGATGAGCAGATCGCCGATCTGAAGGTCGCAATGGAAAAGGCCTGCGAGGCCGACAACAGCGCACGCGAGGCCGGGCAGCCAGCCGTTCACAAGCTGAAGCTCTTGCCTACAGTTACCGGCTTGTTGAACAGAAACAACATTCAACATGCCATTCTCGATCCCGATACCAACTTCCTGCAACACGTCAAGTTCTTTCTCGAACCTCTGAATGATGGCAGTCTGCCCGCATATAACATTCAGCGCGACATATTCAGTGCGCTCATCCGACTTCccatcgagaaggaggcgctCCTTAGCAGCGGCATCGGAAAGGTTGTCTACTTCTACACCCGCTCAAAGAGACCGGAACCGAGCATCAAGCGCATGGCCGAGCGTCTCCTTGGTGATTGGAGCCGACCTATCCTCAAGCGGACGGATGACTACAAAAAGCGGCACGTCGAGACGCGCGATTTCGACTACGA AGCTCTCAAGATGTCGCAACGCCAAGCTGGAAGCTCCCAGTTCACCCTTACCCAGCGTCCCTCTCAGTCTGCTAGAGAGTTGGAGCGCGAGGCCATGCTGGCGCCCGTCGTTTCCTCGAACCGTGCTCGCCCTGGCGGCCTTCCTGACAGCTACACGATTGCGCCCAAGAGTACGTATGACGTCTCGCGGGCCCCTGAGCACCGTCCTATTGGCGCTGGTGGTCTGGAGGCTTTCCGCAAGATGACACAGAACCGCAAGAAGCGGTAA
- a CDS encoding Serine protein kinase, producing the protein MRNVANMSFLKTRTHQLSAAMQNSPTSTSSGEDPAENTADEEDSEDYCKGGYHPVQIGEKFKDGKYTVVRKLGWGHFSTVWLSRDNSSGKHVALKVVRSAAHYTETAIDEIKLLNKIVQAKPDHPGRKHVVSLLDSFEHKGPNGTHVCMVFEVLGENLLGLIKKWNHRGIPMPLVKQITKQVLLGLDYLHRECGIIHTDLKPENVLIEIGDVEQIVKKVVKSDPGDKENNRNGRRRRRTLITGSQPLPSPLNASFNHNNLFPTTNSSLSQVMHEGGKSSTDASPKRDADQKTREKTADLLTKEVSGISLDKSNSPSSGEKRKAEDAHVFDVISVKIADLGNACWVNHHFTNDIQTRQYRSPEVILGSKWGASTDVWSMAAMVFELITGDYLFDPQSGTKYGKDDDHIAQIIELLGPFPKSLCLSGKWSQEIFNRKGELRNIHRLRHWALADVLREKYHFKEEEAKRIADFLTPMLELVPEKRANAGGMAGHLWLDDTPGMKGVRINGLEVGSRGEGIDGWATEVRKR; encoded by the exons ATGCGCAATGTTGCAAACATGAGCTTCCTCAAGACAAG AACCCACCAACTGTCTGCAGCCATGCAGAACTCGCCCACTTCGACATCCTCAGGCGAAGACCCCGCAGAGAACAcggccgacgaagaagactCCGAGGACTACTGCAAGGGCGGCTACCACCCCGTGCAGATTGGCGAAAAATTCAAGGACGGCAAATACACTGTCGTGCGCAAGCTTGGATGGGGCCACTTCTCTACCGTCTGGCTCTCCAGGGACAACAGTTCGGGCAAGCACGTTGCCTTAAAGGTCGTCCGCTCCGCTGCGCACTACACCGAGACCGCCATTGACGAGATCAAACTCCTCAACAAGATTGTCCAAGCCAAGCCTGACCACCCCGGACGCAAGCATGTCGTCAGCCTGCTTGACTCCTTCGAACACAAAGGCCCCAACGGCACCCACGTCTGCATGGTCTTCGAGGTCTTGGGCGAGAACTTACTGGGTCTGATTAAGAAATGGAACCATCGAGGCATCCCCATGCCCTTGGTCAAGCAAATCACTAAGCAGGTGCTGCTGGGCCTCGACTACCTTCACCGCGAATGCGGAATCATCCACACAGACTTGAAGCCCGAAAACGTCCTCATCGAGATTGGCGACGTTGAACAGATCGTCAAGAAGGTGGTCAAGAGCGATCCCGGCGACAAGGAAAACAACAGGAACGgtcggagaagaagacgcacCCTTATCACTGGCAGCCAGCCGTTGCCGTCCCCTCTAAATGCCAGCTTCAACCACAACAACCTCTTCCCAACGACCAACTCGAGCCTCAGCCAAGTGATGCACGAAG GAGGAAAATCATCCACCGATGCTTCCCCTAAGCGCGACGCAGACCAGAAGACGCGCGAGAAGACAGC CGATCTCCTTACGAAAGAAGTTTCGGGCATCTCCCTCGACAAGAGCAATTCGCCTTCCTCCGGAGAAAAGCGCAAGGCGGAGGATGCACATGTGTTTGATGTTATTAGCGTCAAGATTGCCGATTTGGGCAATGCCTGCTGGGTCAACCACCACTTTACCAATGATATCCAGACCCGGCAGTATCGCTCACCTGAGGTCATACTGGGTTCGAAATGGGGCGCGAGTACCGACGTGTGGAGTATGGCGGCAATG GTGTTTGAACTGATCACGGGCGACTACCTCTTCGACCCACAATCCGGAACCAAGTAcggcaaggacgacgaccacaTCGCGCAGATCatcgagcttctcggcccCTTTCCCAAGTCGCTCTGCCTTTCGGGCAAATGGTCCCAGGAAATTTTCAACCGCAAAGGCGAGCTGCGTAACATTCACCGCCTGCGTCACTGGGCCCTGGCAGATGTCCTCCGCGAAAAGTATCacttcaaggaggaggaggcgaagCGCATCGCTGATTTCTTGACCCCCATGCTGGAACTTGTGCCCGAGAAGCGCGCCAATGCCGGAGGCATGGCGGGCCACTTGTGGCTCGACGACACACCCGGCATGAAGGGTGTTCGAATCAACGGGCTTGAAGTCGGTAGTCGGGGAGAAGGCATCGATGGCTGGGCAACAGAGGTGCGGAAACGGTAG